The segment ATCGTTCGCCGTCGCATCCGGGGAGTCGTGGTCAGGGGCCGACCGGGCTGCGGAACAGGACGGTCAGCACGTTCCAGAAGCCGTCGGGGGAGGTGCAGGCGGCGAAGTCCGGTTCGTAGAGCCACTGGTCGACGGCCTTGATGACCACCTCGTCGAAGGGGCGTCCGCCGTCGGAGTTCACGACGTAGGAGCCGTCGACGATGCCGCGCGGATCGACGAAGAAGGCGACCTTCACCGTGATCAACGGCCTGGACCGATCCGCGGGCGCGGCGTCGGCAGGATAGCGCGGATAGACCTGGCGCTTCAGATGGAAACAGGGGTTGGTCTGGGTGGGCAGCTTGAGCTCGACGGTGTCGTACGCGTCCCAGTGCGGTTCGGCTTCGGGATCGATCTCGGTGGACGTGTCGGGCTCGGGCGAGACGACATCCTGCGATGGCGCCTCGCCTGCGGGTTCGAGCACCTCGTAGTTGGGGGCGGGCGGGCTGAGCTGCTG is part of the bacterium genome and harbors:
- a CDS encoding energy transducer TonB; amino-acid sequence: MKPAVPERPAYRRNQKRRMWAAAAAAVVVLLLVVIFGPSRDEVKRRWEFSGREGPLEVMPQLSIDDGRDERHQELLRREQQLSPPAPNYEVLEPAGEAPSQDVVSPEPDTSTEIDPEAEPHWDAYDTVELKLPTQTNPCFHLKRQVYPRYPADAAPADRSRPLITVKVAFFVDPRGIVDGSYVVNSDGGRPFDEVVIKAVDQWLYEPDFAACTSPDGFWNVLTVLFRSPVGP